A section of the Candidatus Paceibacterota bacterium genome encodes:
- a CDS encoding amino-acid N-acetyltransferase — protein MIEIRPAKSTDVKGIRKLIDAYAPQRRLLSKETVTLYESVQEFTVAIEAGEVVGCGALHVLWEDLAEVRTVAVADHLRGQGVGGKILEAIIGRARTIGVKRIFCLTFETAFFSRFGFEEIQGTPVEPEVYTQLLHSYDTGIAEFLDLESVKPNTLGNTRMLKVL, from the coding sequence ATGATTGAGATTCGTCCCGCGAAATCAACCGATGTTAAGGGCATCCGCAAGCTCATTGATGCATACGCACCGCAACGTCGCTTGCTCTCCAAAGAGACAGTCACTCTTTATGAGAGCGTGCAGGAATTTACGGTGGCCATTGAAGCCGGCGAAGTAGTCGGCTGCGGTGCGCTCCATGTTCTCTGGGAAGATCTGGCAGAGGTCCGTACGGTTGCGGTTGCAGACCACCTGCGCGGACAAGGTGTTGGTGGGAAAATTCTGGAGGCAATCATCGGGCGCGCCCGCACGATTGGGGTGAAGCGGATCTTCTGCCTAACATTTGAGACCGCCTTCTTTAGTCGCTTCGGCTTTGAAGAGATTCAGGGAACTCCCGTGGAGCCGGAGGTGTATACCCAGCTTCTCCACTCGTATGACACCGGTATTGCCGAATTCCTTGATCTGGAGTCTGTGAAGCCAAATACGCTGGGAAATACCAGAATGCTCAAGGTCTTATAG
- the lysS gene encoding lysine--tRNA ligase, whose product MVPDDNLPEQLRIRREKRADLLERGVEPYPVSVPRTTSLAQVRATYTDLAIDVATGDIESVTGRIIFKRDTGKLCFATLREGDGTELQAMLSLNKVGEDSLNSWKSDIDLGDIVSVTGEIITSKRGELSVLANDWSLAAKALRPLPNDYTPMSEETRVRMRYVDLIVRPEARSNARLRPAVMRSLRETFHSRDYLEVETPMLQVQAGGAAARPFKTFSNAYDMDLFLRIAPELFLKRCVVGGIERVFEINRNFRNEGADSSHSPEFAMIESYEAYGDWRTTAELARALVQNSAQAIFGSHVVIHHDGKESNLGGNWREISLFDVISENVGEPITALTPMNELEKLATKLGMKIDPNWIAGKLAEEIFEHVATGKLNEPTFVMGFPIDNAPLVRGHREVPGVVEKWDLYVDGFELATGYSELIDPIIQRERLVEQGRLAVKGDLEAMGVDEDFLRAMEFGMPPMGGLGMGVDRLLMALTGLGIRETILFPLVKPEID is encoded by the coding sequence ATGGTTCCGGATGACAACCTGCCGGAGCAGTTACGCATTAGGCGTGAAAAGCGAGCCGATCTTCTCGAGCGCGGAGTGGAGCCATACCCGGTCTCGGTCCCACGGACAACGTCTCTGGCGCAAGTGCGTGCTACTTATACCGATCTTGCAATCGATGTTGCTACCGGAGATATTGAAAGTGTCACGGGACGAATTATTTTTAAGCGCGACACCGGCAAACTCTGCTTCGCAACCCTGCGCGAAGGCGATGGAACCGAACTTCAAGCAATGCTTTCTCTGAATAAGGTGGGTGAGGATTCTTTAAATTCTTGGAAGAGTGACATTGACCTGGGCGATATTGTGAGTGTGACTGGAGAAATCATCACATCTAAGCGTGGCGAACTCTCCGTGCTGGCTAATGATTGGTCCCTTGCTGCCAAAGCCCTGCGTCCGCTTCCCAACGATTACACGCCGATGTCGGAGGAGACGCGCGTGCGGATGCGTTACGTCGATCTTATAGTCCGTCCCGAGGCGCGCAGTAATGCTCGTCTGCGCCCAGCTGTCATGCGATCTCTCCGAGAGACTTTTCATTCTCGTGATTACCTCGAAGTCGAAACGCCAATGCTGCAGGTGCAAGCTGGTGGTGCGGCAGCTCGCCCCTTCAAGACTTTTAGCAACGCATATGACATGGATCTTTTCTTACGTATCGCTCCCGAACTATTTCTCAAGCGGTGCGTAGTTGGCGGCATAGAACGAGTTTTTGAAATCAATCGCAATTTCAGAAATGAAGGCGCGGATTCCAGTCACTCTCCGGAGTTTGCGATGATCGAAAGTTATGAGGCGTATGGCGACTGGCGTACCACTGCTGAGCTTGCCCGTGCGCTGGTACAGAATTCGGCCCAGGCGATTTTCGGATCACACGTTGTTATCCACCATGATGGAAAAGAATCCAACTTGGGTGGCAATTGGCGGGAGATCTCTCTCTTTGACGTCATTTCTGAAAATGTGGGCGAACCTATTACCGCACTGACTCCAATGAATGAGTTGGAGAAGTTAGCAACTAAGTTGGGAATGAAGATTGACCCTAACTGGATTGCGGGCAAACTGGCTGAAGAAATCTTTGAGCATGTTGCGACTGGCAAACTGAACGAACCAACCTTTGTCATGGGATTCCCAATTGATAATGCCCCGTTGGTTCGCGGACATCGAGAGGTACCAGGAGTTGTTGAGAAGTGGGATCTCTATGTCGATGGATTTGAATTGGCGACTGGATATTCCGAACTCATTGATCCAATCATTCAACGCGAGCGCTTGGTCGAACAGGGCCGCCTGGCCGTGAAGGGCGACTTGGAAGCAATGGGAGTCGATGAGGATTTCTTGCGCGCGATGGAATTTGGAATGCCACCGATGGGCGGATTGGGAATGGGTGTTGATCGCTTGCTGATGGCTCTGACCGGACTGGGAATTCGAGAGACGATTCTCTTTCCGCTCGTGAAGCCCGAGATTGATTAG